A genomic stretch from Sulfobacillus thermosulfidooxidans includes:
- the sufU gene encoding Fe-S cluster assembly sulfur transfer protein SufU yields MNLDEIYRETILDHNQSPRNYGHLDHPTKVVGLLNPTCGDQIQLELLLQDGKIQDIRFSGQGCSISMASASMMTEAIKGKTIEEALALTSNFKNFVTGGTSNIPLGDLEALHGVSQFPSRVKCATLAHNAFEKAMAESSE; encoded by the coding sequence ATGAACTTAGATGAAATTTATCGGGAGACCATCTTAGATCATAATCAGTCGCCACGAAACTATGGTCATTTGGATCATCCCACAAAAGTTGTGGGTCTGCTCAATCCCACCTGTGGCGATCAAATTCAATTAGAGCTCTTGCTTCAAGATGGAAAAATTCAAGACATCCGTTTTAGTGGTCAAGGTTGCTCGATTAGTATGGCATCTGCATCCATGATGACCGAGGCTATTAAAGGCAAAACTATCGAAGAAGCCTTAGCCTTGACTTCCAATTTTAAAAATTTTGTGACCGGAGGCACTTCTAATATTCCCTTAGGGGATTTGGAAGCTCTGCACGGTGTTTCCCAATTTCCGAGCCGTGTCAAATGCGCAACTTTAGCACACAATGCATTTGAGAAGGCTATGGCCGAATCGAGTGAATAA